In Carassius carassius chromosome 14, fCarCar2.1, whole genome shotgun sequence, the genomic stretch GAAAAACTGGTCAAAACATCATGTGATTGTCAGGTGACTAATACTGGTTTTAACAGGAACACATTGGCTTTTGGTTACTTTCTGTGAACCAAACTTCGTGAATGGCAAACATGGAAATCATACagacattaatattaatacttcTGCTTCCTCCTCAGATCACTATGTGGACAGGTAAAGTTataattttgctttgttttctcaTCCCTCCTCTTCAACAGGAAGTAATGCATCATTTAGACAACAGGAAGATAAGAATCTTAGCATGTGTAAATCCgttgcatttattaatttgaaaatattgtactgcttaatattaatgaataagttatgttttttgttgttgttttttttagagtACCAGACAGTTAATATCCTGGCCTACACAAGGATGATGGAAAATGGCACCATAGACCAGGCAGTGGTTGTTTTGGTGAATGAAGCCACATTTGCATACTTTGACCaggcaaaaaatacatttgtcttGCGTCCCAGTGCAAGCGCCGGGTTCTCAGTTTTAGAAGACCGCGATCAGTCGTTCTGCATGAATGAGGTGTTAGCAGGATTTTATGCACAAACTGATTACCTGGAGAAACTCaaacaagaaacaaattcatcgaAAGCACTTTTGGGTAAACTGATCATTAGTTATGATATCCTTCTAAACTGACATTACATTCCTTCTATATCACAACAAATAGGAAATCTTTAAGAATTTAAATTGGGGATTGGGGATGTTTGGGGACTTTCAATGGACTTTTTTCACAATTATGGGTTGCTCAGCAGCGGTAGTCATCATAGCTGGGTTAACTTGAAGAGCAGTGAATGAGAGAATATCACAAATATATGTTTTGCAttcccaaaaaaacaacaaaacaatgtaCATCTATAACACAATTCTTTGTATTacatcaaataacaaaaaaaaaatgtgagggTGTTTTCTAATGCAGCATCTATGGGAGGGACGGTAATTTGACTTCAttctctcttctgactgccgTAATCAGTCTCTCTCAATTTGTTTCCTTTTACTGAAAGTCATGAATACACTATTGtggagtttttcttttgctatttaaGCAAATGGgtgtgcaaaaatatatatttgtggtacATCCGCGGCTGCATAACCCggaaatgtaaaatctaaaaaaaactatgaatttGTTCACAAATTCGACTGAATTTTCATATGACACACACATGAACCTGAacaggttattttttttaatgaattaaaaaaattataaaacttttctTCAATCTATTCCTTTAACAACTATTTAAGTTTTCTTATTTgaattctttctttattttctccGTAGAACGTCCTTCCGTCAATGTGTATACTAAATTTACTGAAGAACAAGGAAAAGTAAATGTCCTTTACTGCTATGCCACTGGGTTTAACCCTGGTGACATTGAAATAAACTTTTATCTAAATGGCCAAAATTCCACTGTGAAAGCAGAGACCTCTGACTTAGTGTATGGGGAAGACTGGACCTTCAAAGTGTACAAGTGTATGAATATCACCCCACAATATGGGGACGTGTACACATGTGAAGTGAGACACAGTAGTTTGGCTGAACCTAAAATGACAGAGTGGAGTAAGTGTGATCACTTTATCggaaatgtgaaatataaagtttttgttcaaatagtaatatattgataaaataattaataaaatatttgtttactgtttttaaactTTTCTGAAGggcctgaattttcagcatccacaTCACATCTCTACTGGGCTTACGCACTACTTCTTGGCATCCTGTTGGGAATCATGGTATCTGTCCTGATTTTAAGAAGAGAACAGCATTCTCAATTATAATGGGGGAAAACGGAACTGCAGTACATTGTGGCTTATAGATGAGAACAGTAGGCTATCATTTATTTAGATAGAATCCATTACAATCTATAATTTAATCTTTATTCTGTAAATCCATGTTTGGCAATTTTatgcctggtttcacagacaaggcttaaaacCTAGTcccagaaaaagaaagaaaagaaatgcatGTTTGAGATGTCTTTACTGAAAGCAACATGCactgatttttattaaaatgtacacccgtattttatttatttttattttttattttttatttttatttttataaggcGCATTTAAAACAAACGCTAATTTAACTAAGGACTAATCCTGGCTTAATAAGCACAgcctgtgaaaccaggccttagTGTTCTTTAGTCACTTTTAAATAGTCTGTATTTATTGTCAAGGGCATTTGTAGGCATGGGGACTGTGCAAAAGGCTCAAGTGATGTGAATATGGACAGAGTATGTACAGCGAGTGTTCGTTCAGACCAcgccttttttctgacatgttgcgaCATGCCCTGGCTTGTAGAGAACGGCTGtcagtttagtttcagtttcagttgagCTAATCTTCGCATTGTGTTCGTGTGCGTCAGTGACTACAAGTAAGTTGGAACTATATCATAtagattatagtttatattagtaATTTATGTTAACGTTGATAGTCATTGACAGCCTTTATATCTGTTGTATGTGTGACTTATATGTTATTCCCATTGTGGTTACGTTTCGGGACATGTTTAGCACTGCTTGTTTAAGTGACTAGAGATAGTTATTCAGTTAACTAAATTGTGTTTATGGAAGTAATATTGATGTGTATTTCCTTTCATTTAGAACCacacctacactgtaaaaccataAGAAATAGTGCCTGTGCATCGCATCTGTATTCCCAAAGTGTGCATCTGTATTCCAGAAGTGATATATCTGTATTCCAAAGTGATATATTAAAGCCTTCAACATATATCTCTGCCTTCCGTGTCCTGACTAGACACCCCATATCGTTGACTAATTTTCATAACCAGAGCCCCACTACAAtttatggtccttcgagccggatagtGTCAATGATATGGCAACCAGTAAAGAAGGAATCAGCCTCCCTGTTTCGCCAGTGCGCCCCAAACGCTCACTGCAACGCCCAAGATATCTGGATGATTTTTTAGTCGAATATTCAGATCAGCATAGCTTAGCGCAGATGCACAGGCACGAAGAGGAGAGGGAGCTACGCAGTCCTGCTAGAAGCATATCCTCAATGTCACCAATGCATAATGCAAATGAAGCCATTGTTCATCAAGCCTTGGAGACAGCGCGGCAACAGAGTGAAACTGCTAAGAAACAAACAGAGCTTTTGGAGTTTTTCCTGCAGCATCATTCCCCTCGGACCTCAGCTCAGTCGTCAAGGAGGTCATCACGGCATCAGACCCCAGTACGCCAACTCTACCCAGACAGAGGAGGTGAACCACAGCCTTTGCCAACCCTTGTTCCTCACCAACACAGAACTGAGGATCACCCAAGTGTAGCTGCAGAACTAACCCATCAGCTAGAACAAATGACACTTCCTCCGTCTCTCAGCCGAGTCACTCAACCCCCTCAGCATACGCTCGTTCCACGCTATGGTGTTCAAGCTATCAAGCAGGATTCTGAACATGATCCACCAGCTCACCTTCAGCCCAGTTATCCCAGAGAGTCAACCCAGGGTCTACAGCCATCAGTAGGCTTATTAAGAAATGCCACATCATATAGCTCACTCTCGTCCTACCCTATATCGGGTAATTGTGAGCCCAGTGCAGCGGCACCCGGCAGCCAATACGAGAAAGG encodes the following:
- the LOC132156467 gene encoding rano class II histocompatibility antigen, A beta chain-like; translation: MANMEIIQTLILILLLPPQITMWTEYQTVNILAYTRMMENGTIDQAVVVLVNEATFAYFDQAKNTFVLRPSASAGFSVLEDRDQSFCMNEVLAGFYAQTDYLEKLKQETNSSKALLERPSVNVYTKFTEEQGKVNVLYCYATGFNPGDIEINFYLNGQNSTVKAETSDLVYGEDWTFKVYKCMNITPQYGDVYTCEVRHSSLAEPKMTEWRPEFSASTSHLYWAYALLLGILLGIMVSVLILRREQHSQL